The Panicum hallii strain FIL2 chromosome 9, PHallii_v3.1, whole genome shotgun sequence genome has a window encoding:
- the LOC112874773 gene encoding UDP-glucose 6-dehydrogenase 5 — MVKICCIGAGYVGGPTMAVIALKCPDIEVVVVDISKPRIEAWNSDTLPIYEPGLDDVVKQCRGKNLFFSTDVEKHVAEADIIFVSVNTPTKTRGLGAGKAADLTYWESAARMIADVSKSDKIVVEKSTVPVKTAEAIEKILTHNSKGINYQILSNPEFLAEGTAIEDLFKPDRVLIGGRETPEGRKAVQALKDVYAHWVPEDRILTTNLWSAELSKLAANAFLAQRISSVNAISALCEATGANVSEVAYAVGKDTRIGPKFLNASVGFGGSCFQKDILNLVYICECNGLPEVANYWKQVIKINDYQKSRFVNRVVSSMFNTVAGKKIAVLGFAFKKDTGDTRETPAIDVCKGLLGDKAQISIYDPQVTEDQIQRDLAMNKFDWDHPMHLQPTSPTAVKQVSCVWDAYEATKGAHGLCILTEWDEFKTLDYQKIFDNMQKPAFVFDGRNIVDPEKLREIGFIVYSIGKPLDAWLKDMPAVA, encoded by the coding sequence ATGGTGAAGATCTGCTGCATCGGTGCTGGCTATGTCGGTGGCCCGACCATGGCCGTCATTGCCCTCAAGTGCCCAGACATtgaggtcgtcgtcgtcgacatCTCCAAGCCCCGCATTGAGGCCTGGAACAGTGACACCCTCCCCATCTACGAGCCTGGCCTCGATGATGTTGTGAAACAGTGCAGGGGCAAGAACCTCTTCTTCAGCACTGATGTTGAGAAGCACGTCGCTGAGGCTGACATCATCTTTGTCTCGGTGAACACCCCCACCAAGACCCGTGGTCTTGGAGCCGGCAAGGCTGCCGACCTCACCTACTGGGAGAGCGCTGCTCGCATGATTGCAGATGTTTCCAAGTCTGACAAGATCGTTGTTGAGAAGTCCACTGTCCCTGTCAAGACTGCTGAGGCTATTGAGAAGATCTTGACTCACAACAGCAAGGGCATCAACTACCAGATCCTCTCCAACCCGGAGTTCCTTGCGGAGGGCACTGCTATTGAGGACCTGTTCAAGCCTGACAGAGTGCTCATCGGTGGCCGGGAGACCCCCGAGGGCAGGAAGGCCGTCCAGGCCCTCAAGGATGTGTACGCTCACTGGGTTCCTGAGGACAGGATCCTCACCACTAACCTATGGTCTGCTGAGCTCTCCAAGCTCGCTGCCAATGCGTTCTTGGCGCAGAGGATCTCCTCTGTGAATGCCATCTCCGCGCTCTGCGAGGCCACCGGTGCCAATGTGTCTGAGGTGGCGTATGCTGTGGGCAAGGACACCAGGATCGGCCCCAAGTTCTTGAACGCCAGTGTTGGGTTCGGTGGGTCCTGCTTCCAGAAGGACATCCTGAACTTGGTGTACATCTGCGAGTGCAACGGCCTGCCCGAGGTGGCCAACTACTGGAAGCAGGTGATCAAGATCAACGACTACCAGAAGAGCCGGTTCGTGAACCGCGTGGTGTCGTCCATGTTCAACACCGTCGCCGGCAAGAAGATCGCCGTCCTCGGCTTCGCCTTCAAGAAGGACACCGGTGACACCAGGGAGACCCCTGCCATCGACGTCTGCAAGGGCCTGCTGGGTGACAAGGCCCAGATCAGCATCTACGACCCCCAGGTGACGGAGGACCAGATCCAGCGGGACCTGGCCATGAACAAGTTCGACTGGGACCACCCGATGCACCTGCAGCCGACGAGCCCCACGGCTGTGAAGCAGGTGAGCTGCGTCTGGGACGCGTACGAGGCCACCAAGGGCGCCCACGGCCTGTGCATCCTGACCGAGTGGGACGAGTTCAAGACCCTGGACTACCAGAAGATCTTCGACAACATGCAGAAGCCGGCCTTCGTGTTCGACGGGCGCAACATCGTCGACCCCGAGAAGCTGAGGGAGATCGGCTTCATCGTCTACTCCATCGGCAAGCCGCTCGACGCCTGGCTCAAGGACATGCCCGCGGTCGCCTAA
- the LOC112878167 gene encoding 26S proteasome non-ATPase regulatory subunit 10 encodes MAAMDVDAGGGGEGRPSEKELFRAAESGDASALASLTPADLSLRNEDGRSLVHVAAAAGHPQVVLALLEAGGGAAASVLNAKDEEGWAPIHSVASTGNAQIVEILLERGADVDLTTDGGRTALHYAASKGRINIAEKLIAHGAKVNKKDKFGCTPLHRAASTGNAELCEFLIEEGAEVDAVDRTGQTPLMHAVICENQGVAFLLIRHGADVDVEDKESYTVLGRASNSLRPALIDAAKAMLEG; translated from the exons ATGGCGGCAATGGACGTCGACGCCGGCGGTGGCGGGGAGGGGCGCCCATCGGAGAAGGAGCTCTTCAGAGCCGCGGAGTCTGGCGACGCCTCCGCGCTCGCCTCCCTCACCCCCGCCGACCTCTCCCTCCGCAACGAGGACGGCCGCTCCCTCGTccacgtcgccgccgccgccgggcacCCCCAG GTGGTGCTCGCGCTCCTGGAAGCAGGTGGTGGCGCTGCGGCGAGCGTCCTGAACGCGAAGGACGAGGAGGGGTGGGCGCCGATCCACTCCGTGGCCAGCACCGGCAACGCCCAGATCGTCGAAATCCTGCTTGAGCGAG GTGCTGATGTTGACCTGACTACTGATGGTGGTCGAACTGCTCTTCATTATGCTGCAAGCAAAGGGAGGATTAACATAGCTGAAAAACTAATAGCACATGGTGCAAAAGTCAACAAGAAAGACAAG TTTGGCTGCACGCCCTTGCATAGAGCTGCAAGCACTGGAAATGCTGAACTGTGCGAATTCCTCATCGAGGAAGGTGCCGAGGTTGATGCTGTTGACAGGACAGGACAAACGCCTCTGATGCATGCTGTTATATGCGAGAACCAAGGG GTTGCTTTTCTGCTAATTAGACATGGTGCTGATGTTGATGTTGAGGACAAGGAAAGCTACACTGTCCTTGGTCGAGCATCTAACAGCTTGAGACCTGCACTTATTGATGCAGCCAAGGCAATGCTCGAGGGTTAA
- the LOC112876734 gene encoding cyclic nucleotide-gated ion channel 2 has protein sequence MPPLAFLRSLPARLLERVCDGVRGSPGAVRDEESGGSGRSSVSAGHPAGECYACTQPGVPAFHSTTCDQVHEPGWDADAGSSLVPVQAQQATPAAPVSAAQHAGAAARWLFGPVLDPRSKRVRRWNRWILLGRAAALAVDPLFFYALSIGRAGQPCLYMDAGLAAAVTALRTCADAAHLAHVLLQFRLAYVSRESLVVGCGKLVWDARAIAAHYARSAKGLWFDLFVILPIPQVIFWLVIPKLIREEQVKLIMTILLLMFIFQFLPKVYHSIHIMRKMQKVTGYIFGTIWWGFGLNLFAYFIASHIAGGCWYVLAIQRIASCLQEECKKKNSCDLISLACSKEICFRSSWSSNINGFACDTNVTSSGQQNLSTCLSGNGSFAYGIYLGALPVISSNSLAVKILYPIFWGLMTLSTFGNDLAPTSNGLEVIFSIINVLSGLMLFTLLIGNIQVFLHAVLARKRKMQLRFRDMEWWMRRRQLPSRLRQRVRKYERERWAAVTGDEEMEMIKDLPEGLRRDIKRYLCLELVKQVPLFHGMDDLILDNICDRLRPLVFSSGEKVIREGDPVQRMVFILQGKLRSTQPLTKGVVATCILGAGNFLGDELLSWCLRRPFVDRLPASSATFECVEAAQAFCLDAPDLRFITEHFRYKFANEKLKHTARYYSSNWRTWAAVNIQLAWRRYRARKVDATAVVAPPPAAGPDDGDRRLRHYAAMFMSLRPHDHLE, from the exons ATGCCGCCGCTCGCGTTCCTCCGCTCCCTCCCCGCGAG GCTGCTCGAGCGGGTGTGCGACGGGGTCAGGGGGAGCCCGGGCGCGGTGCGGGACGAGGAGTCCGGGGGCAGCGGCCGGTCGTCGGTGTCGGCGGGCCACCCGGCGGGGGAGTGCTACGCGTGCACGCAGCCCGGGGTGCCGGCGTTCCACTCCACGACCTGCGACCAGGTGCACGAGCCGGGCTGGGACGCCGACGCGGGGTCCTCGCTAGTGCCGGTCCAGGCGCAGCAGGCCACGCCAGCGGCGCCGGTGTCGGCGGCGCAGCAcgcgggcgccgcggcgcggTGGCTGTTCGGGCCCGTGCTGGACCCGCGGAGCAAGCGCGTGCGGCGCTGGAACCGGTGGATCCTGCTGGGCCGGGCCGCCGCGCTGGCGGTGGACCCGCTCTTCTTCTACGCGCTCTCCATCGGCCGCGCCGGCCAGCCCTGCCTCTACATGGacgccggcctcgccgccgcggtCACCGCGCTCCGGACCTGCGCCGACGCCGCGCACCTCGCGCACGTCCTGCTCCAGTTCCGCCTCGCCTACGTCTCCCGCGAGTCCCTCGTCGTCGGCTGCGGCAAGCTCGTCTGGGACGCCCGCGCCATCGCCGCGCACTACGCCCGCTCCGCCAAGGGCCTCTGGTTCGACCTCTTCGTCATCCTCCCCATCCCGCAG GTCATTTTCTGGCTGGTTATACCAAAGTTAATAAGGGAAGAGCAAGTTAAACTTATCATGACAATATTGCTGCTCATGTTCATATTTCAATTCCTCCCCAAGGTGTACCACAGTATTCATATCATGAGGAAAATGCAGAAGGTGACTGGTTACATCTTTGGAACAATATGGTGGGGATTTGGTCTAAATCTATTTGCCTATTTCATTGCGTCTCAT ATCGCAGGTGGTTGTTGGTACGTTCTTGCAATTCAGCGTATTGCTTCCTGCCTTCAGGAGGAATGCAAGAAAAAAAACAGTTGCGATCTAATATCGCTCGCTTGTTCAAAGGAGATATGTTTTCGTTCTTCTTGGTCATCAAATATTAATGGATTCGCATGTGACACAAACGTGACCTCCTCTGGTCAACAAAACTTGTCTACCTGTCTAAGTGGAAATGGGTCCTTTGCTTATGGAATCTATTTGGGGGCTCTTCCTGTTATATCAAGCAATTCGCTTGCTGTCAAAATACTCTACCCTATATTTTGGGGGCTCATGACTCTCAG TACTTTTGGTAACGATCTGGCCCCTACGAGCAATGGTCTCGAGGTGATATTCAGCATAATTAATGTCCTCAGTGGCTTGATGCTCTTCACACTGCTGATTGGAAACATACAG GTATTTCTACATGCCGTCCTGGCAAGGAAGCGGAAGATGCAGCTGCGTTTCCGGGACATGGAATGGTGGATGAGACGGAGGCAGCTGCCGTCCCGCCTGAGGCAGAGGGTCCGCAAGTACGAGCGCGAGCGCTGGGCGGCCGTCACGGGAGACGAGGAGATGGAGATGATCAAGGACCTGCCTGAAGGACTCAGGCGAGACATCAAGCGCTACCTCTGCCTGGAGCTGGTTAAGCAG GTTCCGCTGTTCCATGGCATGGACGACCTGATCCTGGACAACATCTGCGACCGGCTGCGGCCGCTGGTGTTCTCCAGCGGCGAGAAGGTGATCCGCGAGGGCGACCCGGTGCAGCGCATGGTGTTCATCCTGCAAGGCAAGCTCCGGAGCACGCAGCCGCTGACCAAGGGCGTGGTGGCGACGTGCATCCTGGGCGCGGGCAACTTCCTGGGCGACGAGCTGCTGTCGTGGTGCCTGCGCCGCCCCTTCGTGGACCGGCTCCCGGCCTCGTCGGCGACGTTCGAGTGCGTCGAGGCCGCGCAGGCGTTCTGCCTCGACGCGCCGGACCTGCGCTTCATCACCGAGCACTTCCGGTACAAGTTCGCCAACGAGAAGCTCAAGCACACGGCGCGGTACTACTCGTCCAACTGGCGGACGTGGGCCGCCGTCAACATCCAGCTCGCGTGGCGCCGGTACAGGGCCAGGAAGGTGGACGCGACCGCGgtggtggcgccgccgccggccgccggtccCGACGACGGGGACCGGCGGCTCAGGCACTACGCGGCCATGTTCATGTCGCTCCGGCCGCACGATCACCTCGAGTAa
- the LOC112878328 gene encoding probable WRKY transcription factor 57, with amino-acid sequence MAGAAGDGTEGVGGEWPFAGADAFGEYSSVFAELGWPGGLAAGAGELPVLDLPEAAVAAPAEATRPVVEVVAPARSGDAAASSSSSGDGDGDGDGDGAAPGSHDRKPAASAGTASTNPAAARKGQKRARQPRFAFMTKSEIDHLEDGYRWRKYGQKAVKNSPFPRSYYRCTNSKCTVKKRVERSSADPSVVITTYEGQHCHHIGSFQRGGVGAAAAHIHHSATAVALAEQMSSFIPPRQLYGLPPLHPQSSPSSETVVSPTSTSLQQLNGGGDELRQTSFSPRVSMVRSSPPTPSSVPPAISVEKAGLLDDMVPHGVRHG; translated from the exons atggccggcgccgccggcgacggTACGGAAGGGGTCGGCGGCGAGTGGCCCTTCGCTGGCGCCGACGCCTTCGGGGAGTACTCGTCCGTCTTCGCGGAGCTCGGGTGGCCGGGCGGCCTGGCCGCGGGCGCGGGGGAGCTGCCGGTTCTGGATCtgcccgaggcggcggtggcggcgcctgCGGAGGCGACGCGGCCGGTGGTGGAGGTCGTAGCGCCAGCCAGGTCGGGGGACGCCGCCGCTTCGTCCAGCTCAAGCGGGGACGGGGAcggggacggcgacggcgacggcgccgcgCCGGGGAGCCACGATCGGAAGCCAGCCGCTTCCGCCGGGACAGC GAGTACGAATCCGGCCGCGGCGAGGAAGGGGCAGAAGCGGGCGCGGCAGCCGCGGTTCGCGTTCATGACCAAGAGCGAGATCGATCACCTCGAGGACGGCTACAGATGGAGGAAGTACGGCCAGAAAGCTGTCAAGAACAGTCCTTTCCCGAG GAGCTACTACAGGTGCACCAACAGCAAATGCACCGTGAAGAAGCGCGTGGAGCGGTCCTCGGCCGACCCCTCCGTTGTGATCACCACCTACGAGGGCCAGCACTGCCACCACATCGGCTCGTTCCAGCGCGGCGGAGtaggcgccgcggcggcgcacaTCCATCATAGCGCGACGGCCGTCGCGCTTGCGGAGCAGATGTCGTCGTTCATCCCCCCGCGGCAGCTCTACGGCTTGCCGCCGTTGCACCCACAGAGCTCGCCGTCCTCGGAGACCGTCGTTAGCCCGACGTCCACGTCTTTGCAGCAGctgaacggcggcggcgacgagctgCGGCAGACAAGCTTCAGCCCAAGGGTTTCCATGGTGCGGTCGTCGCCGCCGACGCCTTCATCCGTGCCTCCGGCCATCTCAGTTGAGAAGGCCGGGCTACTGGACGATATGGTGCCTCATGGAGTAAGGCACGGATGA
- the LOC112876003 gene encoding alpha-1,4 glucan phosphorylase L isozyme, chloroplastic/amyloplastic: protein MATNASPPLQLATAFRPLASASAAGGGGGGGGVGLLAGGGVAAGRGRGRTQRRVVAARSVASDRDVQGPVSPEEGLPSVLNSMDSCAIASNIKHHAEFKPLFAPEHFSPLNAYHATAKSVFDALLINWNATYNYYNKMNVKQAYYLSMEFLQGRALTNAIGNLELTGEYAEALKQLGHNLEDVASQEPDAALGNGGLGRLASCFLDSLATLNYPAWGYGLRYKYGLFKQLITKDGQEEVAENWLEMGYPWEIVRNDLSYPVKFYGKVVEGTDGRKHWIGGENIKAVAYDVPIPGYKTRITNNLRLWSTTVPAQDFDLGAFNAGDHTKAYEAHLNAEKICHVLYPGDESPEGKVLRLKQQYTLCSASLQDIIARFEGRAGDSLNWEDFPSKVAVQMNDTHPTLCIPELMRILIDFKGLSWDEAWRITERTVAYTNHTVLPEALEKWSLDIMQKLLPRHVEIIEKIDEELMNNIVSKYGTTDTALLKKKLKEMRILDNVDLPASIAQLFVKPKEKKKSPTKSNKKLLVKSLETIAEVEEKTKLEEEEAEVLSETEEEKVESEEVEAEEEDSEDGLDPFVNSDPKLPRVVRMANLCVVGGHSVNGVAEIHSEIVKQDVFNSFYEMWPTKFQNKTNGVTPRRWIRFCNPELSTIISKWIGSDDWVLNTDKLAELKKFADNEDLHSEWRAAKLANKMKVVSLIRDKTGYIVSPDAMFDVQVKRIHEYKRQLLNILGIIYRYKKMKEMSAEERVKRFVPRVCIFGGKAFATYIQAKRIVKFITDVAATVNHDSDIGDLLKVIFVPDYNVSVAEALIPASELSQHISTAGMEASGTSNMKFAMNGCILIGTLDGANVEIREEVGEENFFLFGAEAHEIVGLRKERAEGKFVPDPRFQEVKEFVRSGVFGTYNYDELMGSLEGNEGYGRADYFLVGKDFPSYIECQEKVDEAYRDQKLWTKMSILNTAGSSKFSSDRTIHEYAKDIWDISPVTLP, encoded by the exons ATGGCGACGAACGCCTCGCCTCCGCTGCAGCTCGCCACCGCCTTCcgcccgctcgcctccgcctccgccgctgggggcgggggcgggggcgggggcgttGGCCTCCTCGCGGGCGGTGGGgtcgcggcggggcgcggccgaGGGCGGACGCAGCGGCGGGTGGTCGCGGCGCGAAGCGTGGCGAGCGATCGGGACGTGCAGGGGCCCGTGTCGCCCGAGGAAG GGCTTCCAAGTGTGCTAAATTCCATGGACTCATGTGCCATTGCATCAAACATTAAGCACCATGCAGAGTTCAAACCCTTGTTCGCTCCAGAGCACTTTTCGCCCCTGAATGCTTACCATGCAACTGCTAAAAGTGTCTTTGATGCACTTCTGATAAACTGGAATGCAACATATAATTATTACAACAAAATGAACGTAAAGCAAGCATATTACCTGTCCATGGAGTTTTTACAG GGAAGAGCTCTCACAAATGCTATTGGCAATCTAGAGCTAACTGGTGAATATGCAGAAGCATTAAAACAACTTGGACATAACCTAGAGGATGTTGCTAGCCAG GAACCAGATGCTGCCCTTGGCAATGGTGGTTTGGGCCGCCTGGCTTCTTGTTTTTTGGATTCTTTGGCAACATTAAATTATCCAGCATGGGGATATGGACTCCGCTATAAATATGGCCTCTTTAAGCAGCTCATAACAAAGGATGGTCAAGAGGAGGTTGCTGAGAATTGGCTAGAG ATGGGATATCCATGGGAGATAGTAAGAAACGACCTCTCCTATCCTGTGAAATTCTATGGTAAAGTGGTCGAAGGCACTGATGGTAGGAAGCACTGGATTGGAGGAGAAAATATCAAGGCTGTGGCTTATGATGTCCCTATCCCTGGCTACAAGACTAGAATTACTAATAATCTACGTCTTTGGTCGACAACGGTACCAGCACAAGATTTCGACTTGGGAGCTTTCAATGCTGGAGATCATACAAAGGCCTATGAAGCTCATCTAAATGCTGAAAAG ATTTGCCACGTATTGTATCCAGGTGACGAATCACCAGAGGGGAAAGTTCTCCGCTTGAAGCAGCAGTATACATTATGTTCAGCCTCACTACAGGATATTATTGCTCGTTTTGAGGGTAGAGCTGGTGATTCTCTCAACTGGGAGGACTTCCCCTCCAAGGTTGCAGTGCAGATGAATGACACTCATCCAACATTATGCATTCCTGAGTTAATGAGAATACTGATTGATTTTAAGGGATTAAGCTGGGATGAGGCATGGAGGATTACTGAAAG AACCGTGGCATACACTAACCATACAGTGCTTCCTGAAGCTCTAGAGAAATGGAGCTTGGACATAATGCAAAAACTTCTACCTCGACATGTTGAGATCATAGAAAAAATTGATGAGGAG CTGATGAACAACATAGTTTCGAAGTATGGAACCACAGATACTGCGCTATTAAAAAAGAAGCTGAAAGAAATGAGGATTCTGGATAATGTTGACCTTCCAGCTTCTATTGCCCAACTATTTGTTAAAcctaaagaaaaaaagaaatctCCTACTAAATCAAATAAGAAATTACTTGTTAAATCTTTGGAGACTATTGCTGAGGTTGAGGAGAAAACCAAgttggaagaagaggaggcagAAGTTCTATCTGAGACAGAGGAGGAAAAGGTTGAATCTGAAGAAGttgaagcagaagaagaagattctGAGGACGGGTTAGATCCATTTGTAAATTCTGATCCTAAGTTACCAAGAGTTGTCCGAATGGCAAACCTCTGTGTCGTTGGTGGACATTCAGTAAATGGTGTAGCCGAAATTCACAGTGAAATTGTGAAACAGGATGTGTTCAACAGCTTTTATGAG ATGTGGCCAACCAAATTCCAGAATAAAACAAATGGAGTGACTCCCAGGCGTTGGATCCGGTTTTGTAATCCTGAATTAAGTACAATAATTTCAAAGTGGATTGGGTCTGATGACTGGGTGCTTAACACTGACAAACTTGCAGAACTGAAGAAG TTTGCCGATAACGAAGATCTGCATTCGGAGTGGCGCGCTGCTAAATTGGCTAACAAGATGAAGGTCGTCTCTCTTATAAGGGATAAGACAGGATACATTGTCAGTCCAGATGCAATGTTTGATGTGCAG GTGAAAAGGATACATGAATATAAGCGACAGTTGCTAAATATCCTTGGAATCATCTACCGCTACAAGAAGATGAAAGAAATGAGTGCAGAAGAAAGAGTAAAGAGGTTTGTTCCAAGGGTATGCATATTTGGTGGGAAAGCATTTGCAACATATATACAGGCAAAAAGGATCGTTAAATTTATTACAGATGTTGCAGCTACTGTGAACCATGATTCAGACATTGGAGATCTGTTGAAG GTTATATTTGTTCCAGATTATAATGTTAGTGTTGCTGAGGCGCTCATTCCTGCCAGTGAATTGTCCCAGCACATCAG TACTGCTGGAATGGAAGCTAGTGGGACCAGCAACATGAAGTTTGCAATGAACGGCTGCATTCTTATTGGTACTTTAGATGGTGCGAATGTGGAAATCAGGGAGGAGGTTGGAGAGGAAAACTTTTTCCTTTTTGGTGCAGAGGCACATGAAATTGTGGGTTTGCGGAAAGAGAGAGCTGAGGGAAAG TTTGTGCCTGACCCAAGATTTCAAGAGGTTAAGGAATTTGTCCGCAGTGGTGTCTTTGGGACTTACAACTATGATGAATTGATGGGTTCTTTGGAAGGAAATGAAGGTTATGGACGAGCAGATTATTTCCTTGTTGGTAAGGATTTCCCCAGTTATATTGAATGCCAAGAAAAAGTTGATGAAGCTTACCGAGATCAGAAA CTATGGACAAAGATGTCTATCCTCAACACAGCTGGCTCATCCAAGTTCAGCAGCGATAGGACAATTCATGAGTATGCCAAGGATATCTGGGATATCAGCCCTGTCACCCTTCCCTAG